Proteins co-encoded in one Flavivirga eckloniae genomic window:
- the nagB gene encoding glucosamine-6-phosphate deaminase: MVAKVDFKNLEDITYREAGIFENTRYEKIHNIVFDNSNLASKIVAQEIADLIKDKQSKKENCILGLATGSSPIRVYEELVRLYKEEDLSFKNVITFNLDEYYPMEKENEQSYHFFMHDHLFDHIDILPENIHIPRGDIKPEEILDFCIDYENKIQACGGLDFQLLGIGRTGHIGFNEPGSHNNSRTRLITLDYLTRTDAASDFLGLEKVPKRAITMGIGTVKEAKRIVLLAWGDNKASVVKETIEGNISSQVPATYLQDHKNTTFILDEGAASQLTQYHTPWLVGPCEWTESLIRRATVWLCELTSKSILKLTDKDYNDNGMESLLAQEGSAYDLNIKMFNVLQHTITGWPGGKPNADDSNRPERATPEKKRVIIFSPHPDDDVISMGGTFDRLVDQGHDVHVAFQTSGNIAVSNHEALKFAEVGLEINPENTIFKKIIEQVKAKPEEEFNTSELLKVKGFIRQKESLGAARYIGIDDEKVHFLNLPFYETGSVKKNALGEEDINIVKELMTSIEPHQIYAAGDLADPHGTHKVALDSIFAAIEQIKELPFMQDCWVWLYRGAWHEWGIHEIDMAIPMSPDQVLRKRKAIFFHQSQKDGVMFQGDDSREFWVRAEERNKETALKYRRLGMADYEAMEAFKRYVF, from the coding sequence ATGGTAGCAAAAGTTGATTTCAAAAATTTAGAAGATATAACTTATAGAGAAGCCGGTATATTTGAAAATACACGCTATGAGAAAATTCACAATATCGTTTTTGATAATTCAAATCTAGCTTCAAAAATTGTTGCTCAGGAAATTGCAGATTTAATTAAGGATAAACAATCTAAAAAAGAAAACTGTATACTGGGCTTGGCTACAGGTTCGTCACCTATTCGTGTGTATGAAGAATTAGTTAGATTGTATAAAGAAGAAGACTTAAGCTTTAAAAATGTTATTACTTTTAACTTGGATGAGTACTATCCAATGGAAAAAGAAAATGAACAGAGCTATCATTTCTTTATGCATGATCATTTATTCGACCATATTGACATTCTACCGGAAAATATCCACATTCCTAGAGGCGATATAAAACCCGAAGAGATTTTAGACTTTTGTATCGATTATGAAAATAAAATACAAGCCTGTGGCGGATTAGATTTTCAACTGTTAGGTATAGGTAGAACCGGACATATTGGATTTAATGAACCAGGCTCCCACAACAACTCCCGTACACGTTTAATAACCCTCGATTACCTAACCCGAACGGATGCTGCATCAGATTTCTTAGGCTTAGAAAAAGTGCCTAAGCGAGCTATTACCATGGGGATTGGAACCGTAAAAGAAGCGAAAAGAATCGTATTATTAGCTTGGGGAGATAATAAAGCATCTGTAGTAAAAGAAACTATTGAAGGGAACATTTCATCTCAGGTTCCGGCTACATATCTTCAAGATCATAAAAACACCACATTTATATTAGATGAAGGAGCAGCTTCACAGCTTACGCAATACCATACTCCTTGGCTAGTTGGTCCTTGCGAATGGACAGAAAGTTTAATACGTAGAGCCACAGTTTGGTTATGTGAATTAACATCAAAATCTATATTAAAATTAACCGATAAAGACTATAACGATAATGGTATGGAAAGCCTTTTGGCTCAAGAAGGCAGTGCTTACGATTTAAACATTAAAATGTTTAATGTCCTCCAGCATACCATAACAGGATGGCCAGGTGGTAAGCCGAATGCAGATGATTCCAATAGACCAGAAAGGGCTACTCCAGAGAAAAAACGGGTTATTATTTTTAGCCCACATCCTGACGATGATGTTATTTCTATGGGAGGTACTTTTGATAGGTTAGTCGATCAAGGACATGATGTGCATGTTGCTTTCCAAACCTCTGGAAACATTGCTGTATCAAATCATGAAGCCCTTAAGTTTGCAGAAGTTGGTTTGGAAATAAACCCAGAGAATACCATTTTCAAAAAAATTATTGAGCAGGTTAAAGCTAAACCGGAAGAGGAATTCAATACGTCAGAATTGTTAAAAGTAAAGGGGTTTATTCGTCAGAAAGAATCATTAGGTGCAGCAAGATATATAGGTATAGACGATGAAAAGGTTCATTTTTTAAATTTACCGTTTTACGAAACAGGGAGTGTTAAAAAGAATGCTCTTGGTGAAGAAGATATAAATATTGTAAAAGAATTAATGACTTCCATTGAACCGCACCAAATATATGCCGCTGGTGATCTTGCAGATCCTCACGGTACTCATAAGGTAGCGTTGGATAGTATTTTTGCAGCTATCGAACAAATAAAAGAGTTACCCTTTATGCAAGATTGCTGGGTATGGCTTTACAGGGGCGCATGGCACGAATGGGGCATCCATGAAATAGACATGGCAATACCTATGAGTCCAGATCAAGTTTTAAGAAAAAGAAAAGCAATTTTCTTTCACCAATCTCAAAAAGATGGTGTAATGTTTCAAGGAGACGATTCACGCGAATTCTGGGTAAGAGCCGAAGAACGCAATAAAGAAACAGCTTTAAAATACCGACGTCTAGGTATGGCAGATTATGAAGCCATGGAAGCTTTTAAAAGATATGTTTTTTAG